From the genome of Denticeps clupeoides chromosome 17, fDenClu1.1, whole genome shotgun sequence:
ccaactaggctactaccacctacagTTCTACAGTTAAAGACTTAAGAAAGGGTAGTTTACTACTCTTGCAGACACAGGATTCTAATCAGTTGGACTAATTTTTGCGCATACTgaaagataacaggctcagCCAACGGAAGGACTATGCTGACTTAGGTTGTGTTAAGGACATtatccaggaacaattacaaggtctAGGGAAAATGCATGGTCATAGATGgacacaaagtgcagagaaaatggcaaaaaattaaGGTAAAATCTTATTGATTCTTATGACAAGCCAAAACCGTCAGGATTCGGTTAAGAAGGGGTTACTCTGAATCCGGGGCTCATCCTGTgttgttatgtttcctgatgtGAAATCTAAATTTTGAATTCAAATTTCAGTTTCAGTCAAAAATTACCATCATAGACATAATCATTAttctaaaacacattttcaaatcaCACAAtctcatataaaataaatatatatatatataagtgctCCCTAGAGAGTTTTGTGTTATGATTGAATTGATTGAATGCAGTATGTGTTCAGTCAATGAAGAATGTAATTTATGCAATTCATATCTCAAAGTACTGAATGAACGGCATTTGAACATTTGTAAGAAGAGTAGGTCCTGAACcactttaaattaatttttactAAAACAAAACTTTGTAATAGTGCACAATAGCACAAAAACAATTAGGTTATTTTACTGCTTAACTCAgaccatttaaatttacagcatttatcagacgcccttatccagagcaacttacaatcagtattacagggacagtctccctggagcaatttagggttaagtgtcttgctcagggacacaatggtagtaagtgggattcgaacccgggtcttctggttcataggcgagtgtgttacccactaggctactaccaccctacaccctaCAGACCACAAACATGTCTGTGAACCAGATAATCAAGAAAGCTAAGGATTGAAACCCCACAAACCACCGTGTCCTGTGCAAAAATTGCCTGAAAAGTCCTAAGGTTTCCTGAGCATTACTTGTAATTTTTAAGCAATTCTGGATAAGACCTTAAATGTTAGGGGCAATGATCAAAAGTGGAACAAGCAATAACTGATAAGTGGAGCCTTTGAAATCCAGATTGAATCGATAGCAAATGAATTAGAGTTGGATGTTTGCTCAATACGTCAGACACGTGACACAATATCCACTCCTGGGTGAAGACCACAACCTTTGGGCGAATCAGAGTGAGAAAAGTGAAAACCTTATCCCCGTGACAATTTCCGTGTACCGCTGAGATATCTGGTCATGCAGGGATGATTTCCATCCatcatttctgtttcattttgcagAGTATCCTGCTCTTTGGCTTTCAGAATGTACAGAGTGGGAATGTCCTCATTCTTCCAGGAGAGTTCAGCcactggcacaacatgcatgtgattgtggaggagctggtggaacGCAACCATTCAGTGACAGTGTTGGTCAGCACTGCTTCAACCACGGTGAAGTATGCAAAAGAAGAAGGCTTCAGGTTTCAGTTCATTACCTTCCATGTGGTGACCTGCTGGTGGACATGCTTGATGTGCCTTTCATTGTGGTTATGAAACTGTTCTTTGGCTATAGCTTGACCACATACAGGATATGTGGTCAAATGCCATCCACTCCATCCTACACCCCAACTCAGCCTGTGCATTTTACTGACCGAATGAACTTTCAGGAGAGAGTGCAGAACTTCCTGCAGTACATCTTCCATACGCTTATGTTTTTTGCAGTGATGCATGTGCAGATGCAAAACATCTACACCGATATTAAAGGTAAGTTTGTCCAAATGCTTGAGCATGACTACAAAGAGATTTATGAAGGATAGCAACCTTTTTTTGTGTCAATTTACTCATAAACTTATTGTTCATATCATCTTGACGTATAATGGAAAAGTGCATTGTGAGATTATACAAAAAGATGGCCAGATCCGAAATTTCATGGGTACTGCACCAGTTTGTCATGGTGAAGGAAAAGATAAGTATAGTTGCCAGGCATATGATAATTATCATAtctgaataataattaattggAATTATTGACATTATGTAAtgtcaataattccaaaaaccCATATTGTACCATAattgcactgagcaaagcaccgtccccacacactgctccccgggcacctgtcatggctgcccactgctcaccaagggtgatgattaaaagcagaggacacatttagttgtgtcactgtgtgctctccaaccctacaaccgtaggacttatcattatatcatatccaaccatgcactgacaccatttgcaggctcactctaccctggaagggggtccctctctgtatcactccttcccaaggattcttcctttctttttttctctctcctagagttttttttttgtgtggagtttttccttgtgtgcagaagggtcaagtgtggggggtgtcaactgtagggcctgtcaaagcccattgagacatactgtatgtgattttgggctatataagaaataaatgttgttgttgtgtttcacaatcatttcactttcacttaattttacTCCTTCATTTTACTTCTAATTTTATTAGCATGACAatatatgtgtaaatatatgtacacacaaaaTTTAATCCTTGTTCAGGAGAACCACCTCTCATGTGTGAACCATTTGGAAAAACTGAGATTTGGCTCATGAGATCATACTGGGACTGGGACTATCCTCTGCCTTTCCCTCCAAACTTTGTGTTCATTGGTGGCCATCACTGTAAACCTCCCAAGCCTCTTCCAAAGGTAAAGCTAAGCCACATGACCTCCAGAGGCAATATATTCAAAATGTTTGTTATGCTATATTTAACAGGCTAAATTTCTGTCTGATTTTAGgacatggagcagtttgtgcaAAGTTCTGGAGACGATGGCATTGTGGTCTTTTCACTGTATTGCATACTGCTGCATGACAAAACATGAGGTGAACTAATTTGATTGACTTCTGACATCAGGTCATGTGGGGTTTCATTGGTGAGAAACCAGAATATTTGGCCCCAAATTCAAAAATTTATGACTGGAATCCTTCAGAATGATTTACTTGGTAATAATTTACACTAATCTACTTCTACTTCATCTatcatttttgcacatttgttaaatgtgtgacttggtttcttcttctttctggaTCGAGTTTGTCATGAGGAATAAAGGAGTCAAGCACCTGAGAGTACAGGCCCACAATCTCACCTGGTACCAGTACTTCTGCCTGGATGTGGCAGTGTTTCTGCTGGCTGTGGTGGGACTCTTCATATTCATCATGGTGAAAACGTGCTGCTTCTGCAAAGTGCTGCAAAGAGAACAGGGAGGAAGAATAAAATAGAGTGATGCGTGGATAGAGGATGCACATGAAGATACACATGACAATGTATTAATTGGTGGCAGTACAAAGTCCCTTGTAAATATGGTGGgatgtgtcaggaagggcatccaccGAAAGAAAGAGCAGGAGGACAATGGCCACAATTGTTTATTCAATTGTTTGTGGATTccataaacaacaaaaatatcaCATTACTGTATTTTTCTTTGATGCACTCCATATTGTGACAAATTGGACACTGctgtataatttcatatttttaatttgacaAAGAAATAGTTTTAAATTAATTAGAATTTTAGTAATATTCAAGAGAGCaggacattttgggtccatggcttAGTGCTGATAGGGGAGTCTTGTGGGGAGTGGATCACCACTTGTCACGGGAGGGATTGTGTGGTGCACATGCAGACATCGTGGATGAGCTTTGGGAGTCGGGAGGTCTGGAGCAGGTTGAACGGGGGAGTTCCTCTGATCAGATAGGATACAGGTTGGAGCGGGATGGGGGGAGTGTAGAGGAACAGGCTGCCTTGTGCAGTCACTCCGAGGTGGGGGCTGCAGCACACGGTGGGGAAACAAAGGCAATCATTACCATGGCCATGAAAGGCTGTGTGGGGCCATCAGAATTCAGTGTCATCAGAATAAGGTCAGTACCTGTAAGTTACACACAGACAAGCCGAGAAGGCAAAATCTGTATCTGGGGGGTGAGAGCGTGGTTGGTATCATTGGGGTCCAGAAAAAGAGCAAGCAAGGGCAATCCAAATAGTAGAGTCAAAAGGGTCAATAGGCCAAAAACTATCTAGGCAATAGTGAAAGGTGAGCTGCAAAAATGGGaattgcacacaaaaaaaccccacaattgACAAACAAGCTAAAGACAACATGGTGGCCGGACCTTTATATGGGATGCTATATCAAGGTTTCTTCACACTAGCTTCTGGGCTTCTTCTTACATTCACCCAGCTTCTGCTCTGGGGTGCAGGCTTTTTATATGGAGTTTGCTCCTTGCTCTTTCTCTATCTTTCCCCTCTGTACATGTGCCTGCTTTTCTCATTTGGGGCTCTCAGTAACATTGGCAccattttacatgcaatatttcTATGAttctgcaatagtaatctaacTATGTCAATAACTGAGAAACTATTAATTCCTGTAATGTCTATTGTGGCATGcatctgtatgtccaggtaacatcagaagaGTTAAAATACTTAGCTAacaattaatggagtcagattaatagtgaagtgaagtgattgtcacatgtgatacacagcagcacagcacatggtgcacacagtgaaatttgtcctctgcatttaacccatcaccctgagtgagcagtgagcaagcgcccagggagcagtgtgtggggatggtgctttgctcagtggcacctcagtggcaccttggcgaatcgggattcgaactggcaaccttctgattacggggccgcttccttaaccgctaggccaccactgcccagggtCAGGGTCAGTGAAAGATCTGACGTCCACCCTTTACTTCCAAGTTGGATTAGGTTATGCTCAGGGTACATTGCTCTGTGAGCTCACCCCCTTAGTATGGTTGCACTACTCTGTCATCATGGCGGAAGGTGTGAGTTTTCATTAGAGCTCAGATAAAATTGTAAAGGTATTTGAAATCATAATGTAAAAATCATGCTTACTTCATTTATATCATATTTCCTAATTGTGTGATTGGTCAGACAAACagtaaaaaacaataaatggaatgattatgtttattttattgctaTAAGGCATTGCAATGAATATATCCACAGAATTAAAGGCGATAGGCAAAGCTAAAAAATGCAACCATGAAGTTGGCTATTCAGAAAGTCCAATAGAGAGGATTGATATGTTGGTTGTAAAGACTCCATAGGTCTAGGTCAATCAGTAATATAAACGTCCTATCTGGGGGTTTGCAAAACACATCAGACACGTGACTCGGCAGTCTCCGCCCCTGGGTGGAAGCCACAACCTTTGGTCTGGTTATTTTCACATGAAATCTGACAGAGAAGAATGCAGCAGCTCTGAAGACTGAAGACCGGCGGGTTTTTCTCCTGAACAGAGATGACTTCTGTTCGtccattttgtttcattttgcaggGTCTGTTGCTGGTCGGCTTTTATCAAGTTGAATCCGGGAATGTCCTTGTCATCCCAGGCGAGTTCAGCCACTGGCACAACATGCGTGTGAttgtggaggagctggtggaacGCAACCATTCAGTAACTGTGTTGGTCAGCACTGCTTCAAACACGGTGAAGTACGCAAAAGAAGAAGGCTTCAAATTTCAGTTCTTCAGCGTGTCTCGTGAGGAGCATGAGTTCAGTGCAATGTGGGATGAGATGACAGACATCTGGGTGCAATTCAAAAATTCCACTATTCTGCACACTGTTTCAAGAGTGATTGacttaatgaaaaatgtgagcGCCTTTGAAATATGTGAAGCAATGATTAAAAACGAGACGGTCATGGGCACACTGCGACAGTCAAAGTTTGATGTTGTCCTGTACGATCCCTTTACCCCTTGTGGTGACCTGCTGGCGGACATGCTTAATGTGCCTTTAATCGTAGTCATGAAAATGTTCTTTGGATACGCTTTGGAGAGAATTTGTGGACAAATGCCATCCACTCCATCCTACACACCGACTCACCCCGTGCGCTTCAGTGACCGAATGAACTTTCCAGAGAGAGTGCAGAACTTCCTGCAGCACGTCATGCTTACGACCATATTTTATACTCTGACTCATGTACAACTGAATCCATTGTACAGTGAAATTAAAGGTAAGAGGACTGTTTTAATGCCCTGTAAACACAATAACCACAAAATGTGGTTAAGtgaagaattttattttaagagaagaaaaacaaagtgacaaagtgattgccccctAAACCTAATAACTAGTTGGGTCACCCTGACTagcaacaactgcaatcaaGTGTTTGTGATACATTGCAATGAGTCTTTCACAGTGCTGTGGAGGAATTTTGacccactcatctttgcagattTAGTTTAGCAACAATGGAGGGTTTTCATGCATGAACAGCCAATATAAGATCATGCAACAGCATCTCAAAAGGACTCAGGTCAAGACTTTTATCCAGGTTACTCCAAAGTcttccttctctttttcttcagCCGTTTAGAGGTGGACtagctggtgtgttttggatcattgtcctgctgcagagccCATGTTCGTTTCAGCTTGAGGTAACGAACAGATGGCCAGACATTCTCCCTCAATATGTCAAACAAAATGTCtttcaggtcctgaagcagcgaaacagccccagaccatcacactaccaccagCATATTTTACTTTTGGCATGATGTTCTTTTCTGAAATGTGGTGATAAGCTTAactgaggcaagtgaggccttGCCTCTTCGGATGTTATTGTGGGGTTCTTTGCAACCCTCTTGGGTGCGTCGTTGCTGCACTTTTGAGTAATTTTGGTCGGTcagccactcctgggaaggttcaccacaGTTCCATGATTTTTGCCCTTTGTGTATAATGGTTTGGAATGTTCCTGACCCAGGTCAAGCAAATGGGACATCTCCAAACGTCACGATTGCACTTACggctaaccgtttattacaaacaaagatatatgaacaaacaaaacacactaaGCGGTTCTGGTCAGTTGAGATATGATTCAAGTCCATGTTAcattcttgtcttctggtcacaatccttcacttcacaccaacaccctctctacttcacaccaacaccctctcatcttgtcccaaagcagaaaTCATTTTGAGCCcccttccctattacagcccaccaatcatgacaggaaggggaggagttgatgaggagccaccctgcaacattacagagaaagagagagggaggcagacacacaaacagaacatacacatactccATTACGGTACGTCACACTGTATGGTGTGTAAAATTTGAGGATATTTGGTTCtacatcactttgtcaggcaggtcttgTTAAAGTGCATTCTTGAGAACGGAtgtggcagtaatcaggcctggtGTGGCTAGAGATATTAAACTCAAGTGTGATGAATCTCTGTTCAGTTATGTTTCAACAGGGGAAGTCacctttgttttttcctcccttaataataaaatccttcactaaaaaaacacatttggtatTTACTtatgttgtctttgactaatatttactGTTTATTGACGGTCTGGAACATTAAAATGTGACTAAAAGTggacaaaagtaaaaaatcagggaggggcaaacactttttcacaccactgtatacTCACTGGCCACTCTATTATTAGTATGCAATGATTGGTAACCTCACATTTCATCCTTTGGAGTCTCCTCCAATAAAAAATATCCATCcacataataaattaatttgtgtTCAGGAGAACCAATCACATTTTGCGACTCAATTGGAAAAGCTGAGATTTGGCTCATGAGATCATACTGGAACTGGGACTATCCTCGGCCTTTCCCTCCAAACTTTGTGTTCATTGGTGGCTATCACTGTAAACCTCCCAAGCCTCTTCCAAAGGTAAGGCTCAACCTTCAGAAGCTCTATGTTCAAAAGTTCAATGCTTGGAAAGTTATATTAACAGGAGAATTTTCTGGCTCATTTTAGGATATGGAGGACTTCGTACAGAGCTCTGGAGATGATGGAATTGTAATATTCTCACTGGGTTCCATCTATAAAAATCAAAATTTGGAGATGAGTAACAAATTTGCCTCAGCACTTGGAAAAATTCCACAAAAGGttagcattacatttacagcatttatcagacgcccttgtccagagcgactcagtatttacaggcacagtccccctggagcaacttagggttaagtgtcttgctcagggacacaatggtagtaatgggatttgaacccgggtcttctggttcataggcgagtgtgttacccactaggctactaccaccctagcatCTAGTGCAcatgatgcttgtgaaaataagataaaatcTATTATGCTTTTTCTCTGACCCCAGGTCTTGTGGGCTCTCAGGGGTGAGAAACCAGAAACTTTGGCCCCAAATACAAGAATTTATGACTGGATTCCTCAAAAGGATTTACTAggtaataatttattttcaagaTTCTTCAATGATTTTTGCTTTTCCCTTTCAGTTAGATGTCTGACTTGGTTTCTTGCATTTTATCAAAGGTCATCCAAAGACTAAAGCCTTCATTTCACATGGTGGATCTAATGGAATATTTGAAGCCATTTATCATGGAGTCCCATTAGTTGGAATTCCCTTGTTTGTTGACCAGTTTGAAAACATATTATTCATGAAGAACAAAGGGGCTGCCGTCATGCTGGACTTCTTCAAAATGGAAGTCGAAGACTTGGTGGAAGCCCTAGACACAGTGATAAATAATCCATCGTATgtaacacatatttatatatttgaacaaatatataaatagggTTCTTTCATACTTGGAGCATGTTTGCTAATGTTCAAATTCACTAGTTTGAACCTcaattttgttctgtttttgttttgttatactaagtttgtttgttcaatgacaataaagtctttaaactTAAACCTTAACTTTGGAATTTGCCAAGAGGGAAGATGGCTGACACCGCACATAGACAGCAGTATTATGAATGTATAGGGAAGACAGGGCAGAGAAAGGATGATGTATCACACCTGGGCTGTATAATGTATTGACTGGAGATAGACAGGggattggtggcctagtggttaaggaagcagattTGTAACCAAAagtttgcaggttcaaatcctgagttGCAAAAATGCCTCTGAGGCTCCCTTAAGCAAGATACAGATTGATGTCAGTC
Proteins encoded in this window:
- the LOC114766898 gene encoding UDP-glucuronosyltransferase 2A1-like isoform X2, whose protein sequence is MISIHHFCFILQSILLFGFQNVQSGNVLILPGEFSHWHNMHVIVEELVERNHSVTVLVSTASTTVNLTTYRICGQMPSTPSYTPTQPVHFTDRMNFQERVQNFLQYIFHTLMFFAVMHVQMQNIYTDIKGEPPLMCEPFGKTEIWLMRSYWDWDYPLPFPPNFVFIGGHHCKPPKPLPKDMEQFVQSSGDDGIVVFSLYCILLHDKT
- the LOC114766898 gene encoding UDP-glucuronosyltransferase 2A1-like isoform X1; the protein is MISIHHFCFILQSILLFGFQNVQSGNVLILPGEFSHWHNMHVIVEELVERNHSVTVLVSTASTTVKYAKEEGFSLTTYRICGQMPSTPSYTPTQPVHFTDRMNFQERVQNFLQYIFHTLMFFAVMHVQMQNIYTDIKGEPPLMCEPFGKTEIWLMRSYWDWDYPLPFPPNFVFIGGHHCKPPKPLPKDMEQFVQSSGDDGIVVFSLYCILLHDKT
- the LOC114766896 gene encoding UDP-glucuronosyltransferase 2B20-like isoform X2, with the translated sequence MTSVRPFCFILQGLLLVGFYQVESGNVLVIPGEFSHWHNMRVIVEELVERNHSVTVLVSTASNTVKYAKEEGFKFQFFSVSREEHEFSAMWDEMTDIWVQFKNSTILHTVSRVIDLMKNVSAFEICEAMIKNETVMGTLRQSKFDVVLYDPFTPCGDLLADMLNVPLIVVMKMFFGYALERICGQMPSTPSYTPTHPVRFSDRMNFPERVQNFLQHVMLTTIFYTLTHVQLNPLYSEIKEPITFCDSIGKAEIWLMRSYWNWDYPRPFPPNFVFIGGYHCKPPKPLPKDMEDFVQSSGDDGIVIFSLGSIYKNQNLEMSNKFASALGKIPQKVLWALRGEKPETLAPNTRIYDWIPQKDLLGHPKTKAFISHGGSNGIFEAIYHGVPLVGIPLFVDQFENILFMKNKGAAVMLDFFKMEVEDLVEALDTVINNPSYKKNMMRISELHHDQPTKPLDRALFWIEFVMRNKGAKHLRVQAHNLTWYQYYCLDVAVFLLAVVGLFVFLMVKTCCFCIRMCCWRTRRKNKTE
- the LOC114766896 gene encoding UDP-glucuronosyltransferase 2B20-like isoform X1, translating into MTSVRPFCFILQGLLLVGFYQVESGNVLVIPGEFSHWHNMRVIVEELVERNHSVTVLVSTASNTVKYAKEEGFKFQFFSVSREEHEFSAMWDEMTDIWVQFKNSTILHTVSRVIDLMKNVSAFEICEAMIKNETVMGTLRQSKFDVVLYDPFTPCGDLLADMLNVPLIVVMKMFFGYALERICGQMPSTPSYTPTHPVRFSDRMNFPERVQNFLQHVMLTTIFYTLTHVQLNPLYSEIKGEPITFCDSIGKAEIWLMRSYWNWDYPRPFPPNFVFIGGYHCKPPKPLPKDMEDFVQSSGDDGIVIFSLGSIYKNQNLEMSNKFASALGKIPQKVLWALRGEKPETLAPNTRIYDWIPQKDLLGHPKTKAFISHGGSNGIFEAIYHGVPLVGIPLFVDQFENILFMKNKGAAVMLDFFKMEVEDLVEALDTVINNPSYKKNMMRISELHHDQPTKPLDRALFWIEFVMRNKGAKHLRVQAHNLTWYQYYCLDVAVFLLAVVGLFVFLMVKTCCFCIRMCCWRTRRKNKTE